GTTTTTGGGGTGCAACTACAAATACTCTCCCAATGGCTGAGAGTTCTTTTCCAAGTGCCTTTAAACCTTCAGATTCAATACTATCATCGTTTGTAAGTAAAATGTTCATATCTGTTTTATATTATAATGATATACTAATAATTGATATTTTCAAAGGAGATTTTTATGGGTGATGAAATTGAAATGAATCGACCCACATGGGTTGAAATTAATCTTGAAAGTATAAAGAATAACTTTGAAGCGATAAAGAAATTAATACCTAATAGTAGGGTTATTTGTGTTGTTAAGGCAGATGCATATGGCCTTGGAGCAAAAGAAATTGCAAAGGAGTTAGAAAAACACAAAGCTTTTGCATTTGCAGTTGCCTCAATGGAAGAAGCGCTTGAGTTAAGAGAAGGTGGAATTAAGAACCCAATTCTTGTTTTAGGATATGTTGATACAAGGAACTTAGAAGTTGCAGCAGTTAATAACATTCGGATAACACTTTTTGATAAAGATTTTATAAAAAGGCTAAAGGAGTATAAGTTAGATGCTTCCATTTATATACATTTGAAAGTAGACACAGGAATGCATCGACTTGGAGTAGATCCTAATGAGGTGGTGTCAATTCTTGAAGAGTTATCCTCCTTTAGGAATGTTTTTATAGAAGGTATATACACGCATTTTTCAAGTGCAGATAGTAGTAGAGAATACACAGAATTTCAGATTAAAAAGTTTAATACACTTTTGAACGATTTACAAAAGAGGAAAATTAATCCACCTATTG
This genomic stretch from Caldisericaceae bacterium harbors:
- the alr gene encoding alanine racemase; its protein translation is MGDEIEMNRPTWVEINLESIKNNFEAIKKLIPNSRVICVVKADAYGLGAKEIAKELEKHKAFAFAVASMEEALELREGGIKNPILVLGYVDTRNLEVAAVNNIRITLFDKDFIKRLKEYKLDASIYIHLKVDTGMHRLGVDPNEVVSILEELSSFRNVFIEGIYTHFSSADSSREYTEFQIKKFNTLLNDLQKRKINPPIVHAANSATILNFKEAYYDALRPGILLYGVSPNVNLVLPNDFSKAVSLKTRIIKVSHYKKGEAISYGRTYITDEDKTIATVPIGYADGVPRNLSNNGYVLVKGQFARIVGTITMDMLMIDVTGFPYIHPGNEVVIFGSQGEKTITLEEFSQNASTIPYEILTRLNKRIKRVYLKM